TACATCTTGGGTTTCTGAAAAAGAATTAGAAATTCCAACAGCAACATACTTTTCATCAAAGGTAGAACAAATATCATATCCATAATCACTACCTTTTCCCCCAAAGGTTTTCTCCCAAATCTTATTGCCATTCTTATCAATTTTTATTAAATAAAGATCATATTGCCCTCTTCCAAAGGATGTAGTTCTTCCTACAATTATATAATTTTCGTATTTATCTTTCGTTATTCTCCATCCCTCTTCAAATCCTTTCCCTCCAAAGGTTTTATTCCATAAAATCTTTCCATCTTCATTTATTTTTAGTATTAAAACATCACTATTTCCCTCTCCAAAGGATCTAGTCCCTCCAACAATTACATACCCATCTTTATCTTTTATTATTGAATAAGCATAATCATCCTTAGAACCCCCAAAGGATTTTTCCCAAACCTTATTTCCTTTCTTATCTATTTTCAATATATATACATCCTTTCCACCCTCTCCAAAGGATAAAGTCTCTCCCACGACAATATATCCATCAACAGCCATTGCTATCCCATATCCCTTTTCACTTTTTGGACCTCCATAGACCTTTTCCCAAATTAACTCTTTCCTCTCCAAAGAAAAAGAAGGAAGAACCACTACTAGAAGAATAATCAAACTAAAGATTTTCCTCATATTTTCTCACCCTTTAAGGGAGTAAAACCTTTTTTCCTGCTCCAGCTTCCTTTAAAAGTAATTCAGGAATACTTTCAGCATCATCTAAATAATAGTCGTAGGGAATAGAATAATCATCTAACTCCTGAGTAATATTATTTTCACCACAATTTACATAAATATTTCCCCACTCCATTAAATAACCATCTTGGGGACTTTCAAATTGAGTGGTTATAGGAAGAGGAACTTTCTCAAAGTAGTTATTTTCAACTATTACTTTTGCTCCCATTCTTGATGCAATCCCATAAAGAAGAATATTTTTATAATAATTATTAAAAATATGAACTGTACCAAATCTTACACTAGGATGTCTTGAGTTTGTATTTCTAAATATATTATGATGATAGGTCACCCTTGCATCCACATCCACAGTAGATGTGTCACTACTTCCCACCTGAGTACATTTCCAACTATTTTCAAAAATATTCCATGAAACAGTTATTCCTTTTGAGGCTCTAATAATATCAAGGAGAGCATCTACCTTATCTTTTTCCTTTTCCCTCTCTGGAGTTACAATCATATCACTACTTAAAGTACAATGGTCTATCCAAACATTTGTAGAACTTTCAATAGTTATTGCATCATTTCTTGAGTTTTCAAAAGTATTTTTAATGGTCAAATTTCTAATTATTACATTATCTACTCTTCTTAGATAAATACCCCATCCAACTATTCCTGCATTAGGGGTTATTCCTATTATAGTTTTATTTGATTCTATATTAACTTGAGCAGACTCTTTACTTGTATCAATTACTCCTTTTACTAAAATAATATATGGCTCCTTTGCTTGAGCATACTTTTTAAAATCACTTATATTATCAACAGTTACAATTCTTCCCCCTTGTCCTCCTGTAGTATTCTCCCCAAAACCTAAAGGTCTATCCTCTAAGGTTAATATAACTTCTTGAGTAGATCCAGAAGTGAAAAGAAAAATACTAAAAAGAGCTAAAATTGTTAAAAGCTTAAACTTCATTAAACCCACCTCCCTACTTTTCTCCCCCTAAATACTTAGGAACAAATCTTTTAGTACCTTCTATCATCTCATTAAACATTTTTCTTGCAGTATCTCTATCTATTTTGCTTTCAACTAATGGATCATTATAAAAGGCACGAAAAATAAGCTCTATATCTTTATTTAGAACTCCTTCAAGAATCATTTCCTGATTCATAACATGTCTCAAAACCCAAGAATTCACGTCATAAGGAAGTCTTCCAGAGTATATTGGCAAAATATTATCTTTTGTAATATATACATTAGTTTCCACAATAACATCTTTGGGAAGAGAATCCATTTGTCCCATATTGGGAAAATTTACATTGGTTATAAAATCAGAAAGACCTAGTAAAGCCTTCATTATTTGAACCCCAACTTCTCCCGAAGGTTTAATGGGAAACTCCATTTCTCCTCTTGCAAGTTTTTCACTCATTTCATTAAGAAATTTTGACTGTTCTTTACGAAAAGAAACGGGAGTAAGAGAAAATTTCCATTCTTTTACCTTTTCAGGATTTTCTAGATACCATTTTGCAGGGAAAAACTCTGCTAAATGTCTGTCTCCTGCTGCTGCAATTATTCCAAATCTTTTGTAAAGATCAAATTTAACTCTATTAGCAGATGCAAAATAATCTTTCTTCCATCGATCTTTTTCTTCCTCATATCCTTCATAGTAATATCTTTCAGCAAATTCTCCATAAAGAGGCAAAAGATTTTTTCCATTCCAAGATATTTTATCTACCCATGTAAAATGATTTATACCAAGCACATTTTGTTTAATCTCTGATGGATTTACTTCTATGCCTTCCTTTTCCTTTAACATTAAGGAAAGAATTTTTGGGATTTTAAAAACCTCATGACAACAACCAATAGCTTTTATCTTAGGAAATACTGCGTATAATGTTCTAACACATAGAGCCATAGGGTTTGTATAATTTATCACCCAAGCGGATGGAGAATATTTTTTTATTGCTTCTGCAAATTCCATATATATAGGAATTGTTCTTAAACTTCTAATCACTCCTCCCGGTCCTGGAGTATCCCCTACTGATTGATAAATTCCATATTTTTCAGGAAGATGAACATCTATCTCCATTTCTTCGAGAGTTCCAGGAAGAATAGATATGATAACAAAATCCGCTCCCTCTAAAGCTTCTCCTATTTCTTTTACTGCTCTATATTTCCATTTACTTTTTGCATCCTTTTGTTCACTTATCCTATTTCCTATAACTTCATTAATTTTTGCCGATTCATAATTTATATCATATAATCTTACTTCTCCTGAAAAACTTTCTTCCAAGGCAAGATCTGACATAAATCTCCAAGCCCAACCTTTAGATCCCCCACCAATATACCCAATTTTTATATTTTCCACCTATAAACTCCTCCTTTCTTATCCTCGAAGACCAGTAGTTGAAACCCCTTCCACAATATATTTTTGGAAGAACACAAATATTATTAAAACTGGGATTAGAGATAAAGTAGACATAGCAAAAACTGCTCCCCAGTTAGTTACCGCAGAGGGATCAGAAAAAGCACGGAGAGCAACAGAAACAGTATATTTTTCAGGACTATTTAAATAAACCAAGGGTCCCATAAAATCATTCCATGCCCAGTAGAAAGAGAAGATTGCGGCAGTAGTTATTACAGGCTTTAAATTGGGAAGAATTATATGATAGAAAATTCCAAATCTTCCTGCCCCATCTATAAAAGCGGACTCATCAAGCTCCTTAGGAAGACCCCTTATAAATTGCATTATCATAAAGATAAAGAAGGGACCACCTAAGAAAGCAGGAACAATCAGAGGTCTGAAGGTATTCACCCAGCCTAACCTCATGAAAAGAATATATCTTGGAACAATTTGAACCTGCATAGGAAGCATTAATGTGAGAATTACAGTAGTAAACCAGAGTCTTCGACCTATAAAGGGAATCCTTGCAAGTCCATAGGCAACAAGAGTAGAGGAAATCACAGTACCAATAGTGCCTAAACCTGCTACAATGAAGGAATTTTTAAAAAATGTAGCAAAAGTTATTCCTCCAAAACCTTGCCATCCTTCTTTATAGTTATGAAAATTTGGTTCCTTAGGAATAAGATTAAGAACATCAGAAAATATTTCCCAGGGTTGCTTTAAGGAACTGCTAAACATCCAAAGAGCAGGATAAACCATTAAAAAGGCAACAAGGGTTACAAAAAGATAGTAAATAAATTTATTTAAAGTTTTATTTCTCACTATACTCCCTCCTCTGCCTCATAATAGACCCATCTTCGAGAGGTCTTAAAGATTATAATAGTTAATATTCCGACAAGAGCTAACATAAACCACGCAAGAGCAGAAGCATAACCCATTTCAAAATCATTAAATCCTTTTCTATACATGTAAACCGCATAAAACAAAGTAGAATCCAAAGGTCCACCTTGAGTAATAATATAAGACTGAGTAAATGCCATAAAACCATGTATCATTTGGTTTATCAAGTTAAATAGAATGACTGGCGTAATCATGGGAAGAGTTATAGTAGCTAGTCTCTTCCAAAAACCAGCCCCATCAATATAGGCAGCTTCATATAACTCCCTTGGGACTTGCTTTAATGCTGCTAAAAATATTAGCATGGGAGATCCAAATTGCCAAACCGCAAGCAAAATAAGGGTCCATATAGCAGTTCTGGGATCACCAAGCCAGTTCATGCCTTTTATACCAAAAATGGAAAGTAGAGCATTAATAATTCCATCTACTCCCCAGACTTGTCTCCAAACAACTGCAATAGCTACACTTCCTCCAATAAGAGAAGGAATATAATATATAGCACGATATAAATTCAAAAGTTTACTTTCTCTTAAACTAAAGATTAATGCAACTAAAAAAGCAAAAATAAGTCTTAAAGGAACCTCAAAGATCACAAATTTAAAAGTTGCCTTTGTTGCGTTCCAAAATCTTTGATCTTGAGTAAACATTCTTATCCAATTAGCAAATCCTACTATTCTTGGTGAAGATAAAATATCATAACTGGTAAAAGAAAGATAAAGAGATGTTATTAAGGGAAAGACTATAAAAGCCAAAAATCCAATTATCCAAGGGCTTACAAAAATGTATCCCATAAGAAGATCATGTTTTCTTTTTCTTGTAAGTTTTTTCATATAATTCTCTATACCTCCCTATGAAAAAAAATAAGGGGGAGGGATTTTCTCCCTCCCCAAAAGTCTTATTTTCGTAGTATTGCAGTAACTTGCTCTCTAAACCTCTTTGCAGCTTCTTCTGGAGTAATCTTCTTATACATAATCTGATCATAAAGAGGAGTAAATACATTGTTGTAAATTTCTGGCCATCTTTCTGGGTCTGGTGGTGGAGTTGGATGACCATATTTTGTCATAAAAGCTATAAAGTTAAACATCTCTTTTTCAACAGCTGTTAAGTGAGGTTCAAGAGCTTTTTGAACCTTCCTAGAAACTGGAACTCCTCTTTCTGCCATAAGAATTTTTGCTGCTTCAATATCATTAATAAAGAAGTTAATAAACATAGCTGCTTCTTTTGGATACCTAGTTTTTGCATTTATAGTAAAGAACATGGAAGGTTTTAAGAAGTTGCCAACTTTTCTATTTAGTGTTGGAATCATGTATAGTTTTAATACTTTTCCTTGTAATGCTCTGCTCATTGCTGTTAACTGATTACTCCATGTAAATTGCATTGCAGCTTTTCCAAGACAGATAAACCTTTGCTCAGGACTTACACTACCCCTTGCTACTTCTACTTCCCTTGAAGGTATTACTCCTTCATCTTGCAATTCAAGAAGCATTCTGTAGAAGCTTGCATATACCTCATCATTTTCATATCCTAAGGATTTTCCATCTTCACTGAAGAGATATCCACCATGTTCCAAAGTCCATACTCTAAATACATTGTGATCTCCTAAGTTCTCAGCAGCGCCATAAATTCCAAGTTTATTTTTAATAATTCTTGCAATTCTCTTGAAATCTTCCCAAGTCCATAGAGCTGGAGGAAGAGGTATTCCTGCTTTTTTGAAAGCATCAGGATCAATAGCAAAAGCTTGAGAGTTATTTCCCAAGTTTATTGCATAAAGTTTTCCATATAATTTTCCTGAATCAATTATAGACTGAGGTACATCCTTTAAGTTAATTACTCCTTCTGCTACTAATTCATCTAGGGGAAGAAGTAAGCCTTTATCTACCCAACCTCTAATATAGGCATGATCTTGTTGCATTATATCTGGAATATTACCACCTGCTGCCATAGTAGTAAGTTTTGTATAATACTCTGACCATCCTGTATACTCTGCTACAAGTCTAATATGAGGATATTTCTTTTGGAAAAGGTCAATAACTCGTAGGGTTCTGTTGTGCCTGTCTTGAGAACCCCACCACATTATTCTTAAAGTAATTTG
This genomic stretch from Dictyoglomus sp. harbors:
- a CDS encoding alpha-glucosidase/alpha-galactosidase; its protein translation is MENIKIGYIGGGSKGWAWRFMSDLALEESFSGEVRLYDINYESAKINEVIGNRISEQKDAKSKWKYRAVKEIGEALEGADFVIISILPGTLEEMEIDVHLPEKYGIYQSVGDTPGPGGVIRSLRTIPIYMEFAEAIKKYSPSAWVINYTNPMALCVRTLYAVFPKIKAIGCCHEVFKIPKILSLMLKEKEGIEVNPSEIKQNVLGINHFTWVDKISWNGKNLLPLYGEFAERYYYEGYEEEKDRWKKDYFASANRVKFDLYKRFGIIAAAGDRHLAEFFPAKWYLENPEKVKEWKFSLTPVSFRKEQSKFLNEMSEKLARGEMEFPIKPSGEVGVQIMKALLGLSDFITNVNFPNMGQMDSLPKDVIVETNVYITKDNILPIYSGRLPYDVNSWVLRHVMNQEMILEGVLNKDIELIFRAFYNDPLVESKIDRDTARKMFNEMIEGTKRFVPKYLGGEK
- a CDS encoding carbohydrate ABC transporter permease is translated as MRNKTLNKFIYYLFVTLVAFLMVYPALWMFSSSLKQPWEIFSDVLNLIPKEPNFHNYKEGWQGFGGITFATFFKNSFIVAGLGTIGTVISSTLVAYGLARIPFIGRRLWFTTVILTLMLPMQVQIVPRYILFMRLGWVNTFRPLIVPAFLGGPFFIFMIMQFIRGLPKELDESAFIDGAGRFGIFYHIILPNLKPVITTAAIFSFYWAWNDFMGPLVYLNSPEKYTVSVALRAFSDPSAVTNWGAVFAMSTLSLIPVLIIFVFFQKYIVEGVSTTGLRG
- a CDS encoding pectate lyase: MKFKLLTILALFSIFLFTSGSTQEVILTLEDRPLGFGENTTGGQGGRIVTVDNISDFKKYAQAKEPYIILVKGVIDTSKESAQVNIESNKTIIGITPNAGIVGWGIYLRRVDNVIIRNLTIKNTFENSRNDAITIESSTNVWIDHCTLSSDMIVTPEREKEKDKVDALLDIIRASKGITVSWNIFENSWKCTQVGSSDTSTVDVDARVTYHHNIFRNTNSRHPSVRFGTVHIFNNYYKNILLYGIASRMGAKVIVENNYFEKVPLPITTQFESPQDGYLMEWGNIYVNCGENNITQELDDYSIPYDYYLDDAESIPELLLKEAGAGKKVLLP
- a CDS encoding sugar ABC transporter substrate-binding protein — protein: MKKFLKVFLLISILITFILSVSQSQQQITLRIMWWGSQDRHNRTLRVIDLFQKKYPHIRLVAEYTGWSEYYTKLTTMAAGGNIPDIMQQDHAYIRGWVDKGLLLPLDELVAEGVINLKDVPQSIIDSGKLYGKLYAINLGNNSQAFAIDPDAFKKAGIPLPPALWTWEDFKRIARIIKNKLGIYGAAENLGDHNVFRVWTLEHGGYLFSEDGKSLGYENDEVYASFYRMLLELQDEGVIPSREVEVARGSVSPEQRFICLGKAAMQFTWSNQLTAMSRALQGKVLKLYMIPTLNRKVGNFLKPSMFFTINAKTRYPKEAAMFINFFINDIEAAKILMAERGVPVSRKVQKALEPHLTAVEKEMFNFIAFMTKYGHPTPPPDPERWPEIYNNVFTPLYDQIMYKKITPEEAAKRFREQVTAILRK
- a CDS encoding sugar ABC transporter permease, with product MKKLTRKRKHDLLMGYIFVSPWIIGFLAFIVFPLITSLYLSFTSYDILSSPRIVGFANWIRMFTQDQRFWNATKATFKFVIFEVPLRLIFAFLVALIFSLRESKLLNLYRAIYYIPSLIGGSVAIAVVWRQVWGVDGIINALLSIFGIKGMNWLGDPRTAIWTLILLAVWQFGSPMLIFLAALKQVPRELYEAAYIDGAGFWKRLATITLPMITPVILFNLINQMIHGFMAFTQSYIITQGGPLDSTLFYAVYMYRKGFNDFEMGYASALAWFMLALVGILTIIIFKTSRRWVYYEAEEGV